The proteins below are encoded in one region of Clostridium estertheticum:
- a CDS encoding LacI family DNA-binding transcriptional regulator — translation MKASIRDVAREANVSMSTVSRVINKNYPVKEETKIRVEKAVEKLNFSPNILARSLICQNTKTIGILVPSIDNFFFPTVIKAIEYELKINGYSIYLCDTADNASEEIKYIRSLMGRQVDGIIVIDPKTENMKSGFYEMVGKDIPLVSINGYNKDIDCNFVLNDEANGAMQAMEYLFKLGHENIIFVRGKESYSYDIKENVYIKFMEENKLTVQKKIIDIGEGNSYDTVGGTMNIMRKELENLKAPIAVFACNDLMALGVLNACKKMNLDVPKEVSIIGFDNIYISNIVEPKITTVDQNMYLLGENAAKMLLDLIDNNNQKVSRIKLNTKLIIRDSCSNI, via the coding sequence ATGAAAGCTAGTATAAGAGATGTCGCAAGGGAAGCTAATGTTTCTATGAGTACTGTATCAAGAGTTATAAATAAAAATTATCCTGTTAAAGAAGAAACTAAAATTAGAGTTGAAAAAGCTGTAGAAAAATTGAATTTCAGTCCTAATATATTGGCAAGATCATTAATTTGTCAAAATACAAAAACAATAGGAATTCTAGTTCCAAGTATAGATAATTTTTTCTTTCCAACTGTAATTAAAGCTATTGAATATGAATTGAAAATAAACGGTTATTCAATTTACCTTTGTGATACAGCTGATAACGCTTCTGAAGAAATAAAATATATAAGATCGCTTATGGGAAGACAAGTAGATGGCATTATAGTAATTGACCCCAAAACAGAAAATATGAAAAGTGGATTTTATGAAATGGTAGGAAAAGATATACCACTTGTATCAATCAATGGATATAATAAGGACATAGATTGTAATTTTGTACTTAATGATGAAGCAAATGGTGCAATGCAAGCAATGGAGTATCTTTTTAAACTTGGACATGAAAATATAATATTTGTACGAGGAAAAGAGAGTTACTCATATGACATAAAAGAAAACGTTTATATTAAATTTATGGAAGAAAATAAATTAACTGTTCAAAAGAAAATTATAGATATTGGTGAAGGCAATAGTTACGATACTGTTGGTGGGACAATGAATATAATGAGAAAAGAACTAGAAAACTTAAAAGCACCTATTGCTGTATTTGCCTGTAATGATCTAATGGCACTCGGAGTTTTAAATGCTTGTAAAAAAATGAATCTCGATGTACCTAAGGAGGTTTCAATAATTGGATTTGATAACATTTATATTTCTAATATAGTTGAACCCAAAATTACAACAGTAGATCAAAATATGTATTTACTTGGGGAAAATGCTGCAAAAATGCTTTTGGACTTAATAGATAATAACAATCAAAAGGTTAGCAGAATTAAACTGAATACAAAACTGATCATTAGAGATAGTTGCAGTAATATTTAG
- a CDS encoding glycoside-pentoside-hexuronide (GPH):cation symporter — MKQVNQMKQRFAFAAGAFGHDIFYQALSTYFMIFVTKAMFAGAPKETQMKMIGLVTSLVVGIRLVEIIFDPIIGSIIDNTKTKWGKFRPWLCIGGTISAICLAMLFTNFFGLATSNQTLFTILFIIVFIILDCAFSFKDIAFWSIIPALSDDSAERGKLATFGRFASSLGANGTTLVVIPIVSFFTLVVTGHSGQGASGWFAFGLIAAIIYGVTSWIVALGTKEQESVLRKQHGKTSLKDVFTALTKNDQLMWLALAYLLFAIGYVATTAVLMLYFQYVIGNISAFSIVGIVAAICGIISVPLYPIITKSISRKYVYIIGILSMLIGYLILSVVSTSSMAVIIIGLVFFYFPYQLIFLAVLMTISDSVEYGQWKNGVRNEAVTLSLRPLLDKLAGALSNGIVGFISVTCGMIGDAQASDISSQSIVTFKMWAFYLPAALMIISGVIFLFKIKLTEKRHAEIVKELEASLAKVN, encoded by the coding sequence ATGAAACAAGTGAACCAAATGAAACAAAGATTTGCATTTGCAGCAGGTGCATTCGGCCATGATATTTTTTACCAAGCATTATCAACATATTTTATGATTTTTGTTACAAAAGCTATGTTTGCAGGAGCGCCAAAGGAAACTCAAATGAAAATGATAGGGTTAGTTACCTCATTAGTTGTAGGTATCAGACTAGTTGAAATTATCTTTGATCCAATAATTGGTAGCATTATAGACAACACTAAAACTAAATGGGGTAAATTCCGTCCATGGCTTTGTATTGGTGGAACAATCAGTGCAATTTGTTTAGCAATGTTATTTACTAACTTCTTTGGACTCGCAACAAGTAACCAAACTTTATTTACAATTCTGTTTATTATTGTTTTCATCATATTAGACTGTGCTTTTTCATTTAAAGATATTGCATTTTGGTCAATAATCCCCGCACTTAGTGATGATTCTGCAGAACGTGGAAAATTAGCAACATTCGGACGTTTCGCTTCATCATTAGGGGCAAATGGAACAACACTAGTAGTAATACCTATAGTTTCATTCTTTACCTTAGTAGTTACTGGTCACTCTGGTCAAGGAGCTAGCGGATGGTTCGCTTTTGGTTTAATAGCTGCAATAATCTATGGTGTTACAAGTTGGATTGTAGCTCTTGGCACAAAAGAACAAGAAAGTGTTTTACGTAAGCAACACGGGAAAACTTCACTTAAAGATGTATTTACTGCACTTACTAAAAACGACCAATTAATGTGGTTGGCACTAGCATATCTTTTATTTGCTATTGGGTATGTAGCTACAACAGCCGTATTAATGCTTTACTTCCAATATGTAATTGGGAATATATCAGCTTTTTCAATTGTAGGTATTGTAGCTGCAATTTGTGGGATTATATCTGTTCCACTTTACCCAATTATCACTAAATCTATTTCAAGAAAATATGTTTACATAATTGGTATTTTATCAATGTTAATTGGATATTTGATACTTTCCGTAGTATCAACAAGTTCAATGGCAGTTATTATTATAGGCCTAGTATTCTTCTATTTTCCGTACCAATTAATTTTTCTAGCAGTGCTTATGACAATAAGTGACTCAGTTGAATACGGACAATGGAAAAATGGAGTTCGTAATGAAGCAGTAACTTTATCTCTTCGTCCATTATTAGATAAACTCGCAGGTGCTTTATCTAATGGTATCGTAGGTTTCATATCAGTAACGTGTGGTATGATTGGAGATGCACAAGCAAGTGACATAAGCTCTCAAAGTATTGTAACATTTAAAATGTGGGCTTTCTATTTACCAGCAGCATTAATGATTATCTCCGGTGTTATCTTTTTATTCAAAATTAAATTAACAGAAAAGAGACATGCTGAAATAGTAAAAGAATTAGAAGCATCATTAGCAAAAGTAAACTAA
- a CDS encoding pyruvate carboxylase, translating to MRKFKRVLVANRGEIAIRIFRACNELGIRTVAIYSNEDKYSLFKTKADEAYLIGKNRSPVEAYLNIEEIISIALKKGVDAIHPGYGFLSENPEFAIKCAKAGIEFIGPTAEMMDSLGDKIKSKIVANAVGVPTIPGDKKEVDTVYEAKELAEKCGYPVMLKAVAGGGGRGMRIVRDASELESSYISAKSEAKKAFGIDHLYVEKYLEKSKHIEVQVLGDKFGNIVHLHERDCSIQRRHQKVVEYTPAFSISQEKRDEICNDALKIAKSVNYRSAGTLEFLVDTKGNHYFIEMNPRVQVEHTVTEMVTGIDIVQSQILIAEDYALNSPEIGIKSQDDVKVNGFSIQCRITTEDPSNNFAPDTGKIEEYRTGSGFGIRLDGGNGFAGAIISPYYDSLLVKNISWSRTFKDAIKKSIRAVEETRITGVKTNIGFLINVLNHPTFLKGECNTNFIEENPELISITPQADEESRVLKFIGEKMVNENNGIKKLYDVPVVPKIIMPNELSGTKQILDIQGTEGLLKWIKGQNKLLLTDTTMRDAQQSLMATRVRTKDMLKIATATSVYGTDLFSLEMWGGATFDVAYRYLNESPWERLTQLRKKIPNVLFQMLIRGANAVGYKNYPDNIVREFIKESASSGVDVFRIFDSLNWLKGMETSIDEVLKSDKVAEACICYTGDILNDKKNKYNLDYYIKLAKEIEKTGAHILGIKDMSALLKPHAAFKLINALKQEVGMPIHLHTHDTTGNGVATVLMAAQAGVDIVDTAFNSMSGLTSQPALNSVVAALKNTDRDTGIDLKGIQGISDYWDAVRPVYDQFKSDLNSGSAEIYRYEIPGGQYSNLKPQVESFGLGHKFNEIKETYKVVNDMVGDIVKVTPSSKMVGDFAIFMVQNDLTPENIYEKAIKMSFPDSVVSYFKGMMGQPMGGFPEKLQKLVLKGEEPITCRPGELLPDEDFDMVEKHLIEKFNITPTKRDILSYSLYPDVFDNYIKYIQEYGDLSRIGSDIFFHGLYEGETCEAEIADGKTHMIKLLHISKLDLEGNKVLVFEVDGNRREIKIKDKNNKAVLNYQVSQMADPSNPLEVGSPIPGTVISILVAEGDTVTENQQLMVVEAMKMETRVIASEAGVVELINVKEGQQVKAGELLINLK from the coding sequence GTGAGAAAGTTTAAAAGAGTACTAGTAGCAAATAGAGGTGAAATTGCAATAAGAATTTTTAGAGCTTGTAATGAGCTTGGAATTCGTACGGTTGCAATTTACTCTAATGAGGATAAATATTCTCTGTTCAAAACTAAGGCAGATGAGGCATATCTAATTGGGAAAAATAGAAGTCCTGTTGAGGCATATTTAAACATCGAGGAAATAATAAGTATTGCGCTTAAAAAAGGTGTAGATGCTATTCATCCAGGGTATGGTTTTTTATCAGAAAATCCTGAATTTGCAATAAAATGTGCAAAAGCAGGTATTGAATTTATAGGACCAACGGCGGAAATGATGGATAGTCTTGGAGATAAAATCAAATCTAAGATTGTAGCAAATGCGGTAGGGGTGCCCACTATACCTGGCGATAAAAAAGAAGTTGATACAGTTTATGAGGCAAAGGAACTTGCAGAAAAATGTGGATATCCTGTTATGCTAAAAGCAGTTGCCGGTGGTGGTGGACGAGGCATGAGAATTGTACGCGATGCAAGTGAATTAGAATCTTCTTATATTAGTGCTAAAAGTGAAGCAAAAAAGGCTTTTGGTATAGACCATCTTTATGTAGAAAAATATCTTGAAAAATCTAAACATATAGAAGTACAGGTTCTTGGAGATAAGTTTGGAAATATTGTTCATTTGCATGAGCGTGATTGTTCCATCCAAAGAAGGCATCAAAAGGTTGTAGAATATACTCCTGCATTTTCAATATCACAGGAAAAAAGAGATGAAATTTGTAATGATGCATTAAAAATTGCTAAATCAGTAAATTATAGAAGTGCCGGTACATTGGAGTTCTTAGTAGACACTAAAGGAAATCATTATTTTATAGAAATGAATCCTAGAGTTCAAGTTGAACACACCGTTACAGAAATGGTAACTGGTATTGACATAGTTCAAAGTCAGATACTTATAGCAGAAGATTATGCTTTAAATTCACCTGAAATAGGAATTAAATCTCAAGATGATGTAAAGGTTAATGGATTTTCTATTCAGTGTCGTATAACAACAGAGGATCCTTCTAATAATTTTGCGCCAGACACAGGGAAAATAGAAGAATATAGAACTGGTTCTGGTTTTGGAATAAGACTGGATGGAGGTAATGGATTCGCTGGGGCGATAATTAGTCCTTATTATGATAGTTTACTTGTAAAAAACATATCATGGTCTAGAACTTTTAAAGATGCCATAAAGAAGTCTATAAGAGCTGTAGAGGAAACTAGAATTACAGGAGTAAAGACTAATATAGGTTTTTTAATTAATGTATTGAATCACCCTACTTTCCTTAAGGGCGAATGTAATACAAATTTTATTGAAGAAAATCCTGAACTTATATCTATTACACCTCAGGCAGATGAAGAAAGTAGAGTACTTAAATTTATTGGTGAAAAAATGGTTAATGAAAACAATGGTATTAAAAAACTTTATGATGTACCAGTAGTTCCAAAAATAATAATGCCAAATGAACTTAGTGGAACAAAACAAATATTAGATATTCAGGGAACAGAAGGACTTTTAAAATGGATTAAAGGACAAAACAAATTACTATTAACGGATACAACAATGAGAGATGCTCAACAATCATTAATGGCAACTAGAGTGAGAACAAAGGACATGTTAAAGATAGCAACTGCTACCTCTGTTTATGGAACTGATTTGTTTTCTCTTGAGATGTGGGGAGGAGCTACTTTTGATGTAGCATATAGATATTTGAATGAATCTCCTTGGGAGAGATTAACCCAACTTAGAAAGAAAATTCCTAATGTACTTTTTCAGATGCTTATACGTGGAGCTAATGCAGTAGGTTATAAGAATTATCCTGATAATATAGTTCGTGAATTTATTAAAGAATCAGCGAGTAGTGGTGTTGATGTATTTAGAATATTTGATTCACTAAATTGGCTTAAAGGAATGGAAACTTCAATAGATGAGGTTCTTAAAAGTGATAAGGTTGCAGAAGCTTGTATTTGTTATACAGGCGATATATTAAATGATAAAAAAAATAAATATAATTTGGATTATTATATAAAGCTTGCAAAGGAAATTGAAAAAACAGGAGCTCATATATTAGGTATAAAAGATATGTCAGCACTTCTTAAACCTCATGCTGCATTTAAGCTAATTAATGCCTTAAAGCAAGAGGTAGGAATGCCTATTCATCTTCATACTCATGATACTACAGGAAATGGTGTTGCTACAGTTTTAATGGCGGCTCAAGCAGGTGTTGATATTGTAGATACTGCATTTAACAGTATGTCAGGTCTTACTAGTCAGCCAGCTTTAAACTCAGTTGTTGCAGCACTTAAAAATACTGATAGAGATACTGGAATAGATCTTAAAGGAATTCAGGGGATTTCAGATTATTGGGATGCTGTAAGACCAGTTTATGACCAATTTAAATCAGATTTGAATTCTGGTTCGGCTGAAATCTATAGATATGAAATTCCAGGAGGCCAATACTCTAATCTTAAACCACAGGTAGAGAGTTTTGGTCTTGGACATAAATTTAATGAAATTAAAGAAACGTACAAAGTTGTAAATGATATGGTAGGTGATATTGTAAAGGTAACACCATCTTCTAAGATGGTTGGAGATTTTGCAATATTTATGGTACAAAATGACCTTACACCAGAAAACATATATGAAAAAGCAATTAAAATGTCCTTCCCAGATTCTGTTGTATCATACTTTAAAGGAATGATGGGTCAACCAATGGGAGGATTTCCAGAGAAACTTCAGAAACTAGTTTTAAAAGGTGAAGAGCCAATTACATGTAGACCAGGTGAATTATTGCCAGATGAAGATTTTGATATGGTGGAGAAACACTTAATAGAAAAATTTAATATAACTCCAACTAAAAGAGATATATTAAGTTATTCATTATATCCAGATGTATTTGATAACTATATTAAATATATTCAGGAGTATGGAGATTTAAGCAGAATTGGAAGCGATATTTTCTTCCACGGACTATATGAGGGTGAAACCTGTGAGGCTGAAATCGCAGATGGAAAAACCCATATGATAAAGTTACTTCATATTAGTAAATTAGATTTAGAAGGAAATAAAGTTCTTGTGTTTGAGGTTGATGGAAATAGACGTGAAATAAAAATCAAAGACAAAAACAACAAGGCTGTGCTAAATTACCAAGTGTCACAAATGGCAGATCCTTCAAATCCTTTAGAGGTTGGATCTCCAATACCAGGAACGGTTATATCTATCCTTGTAGCAGAGGGAGATACAGTAACTGAAAATCAACAATTAATGGTAGTTGAGGCTATGAAAATGGAGACTAGAGTAATTGCCTCAGAGGCAGGTGTAGTTGAGTTAATTAATGTTAAAGAAGGACAACAAGTAAAGGCTGGGGAACTTTTAATAAATTTAAAATAA
- a CDS encoding FMN-binding protein: protein MINVKKILIGVICVVVLAVSTYEGKYLISVQKYKQIVKGIKIDTVDLSEISDGKYTGSCDAIVIGAKVAVTVKNHKITSIVLLEHKTERGKPAEVIPARVVKTQSLQVDTITGATNSSKVILKSIENALNSGKI, encoded by the coding sequence ATGATAAATGTAAAAAAAATATTAATTGGTGTGATTTGTGTTGTAGTTTTAGCAGTATCTACATATGAAGGAAAATATTTAATTTCTGTTCAAAAATATAAGCAAATAGTTAAAGGGATTAAAATTGATACAGTTGATTTATCCGAAATTTCTGATGGTAAATATACAGGTTCCTGTGATGCTATAGTTATAGGTGCAAAAGTGGCAGTTACAGTTAAAAATCACAAAATTACTAGTATAGTCCTACTGGAACATAAAACTGAAAGAGGGAAGCCAGCAGAGGTTATTCCAGCTAGGGTAGTAAAGACTCAAAGTTTGCAAGTGGATACAATAACAGGTGCAACCAATAGTAGTAAAGTAATTCTAAAATCTATTGAGAATGCATTGAATTCAGGTAAAATATAA